cacacacgtaaaagccccactcgtgtacatacgagtgaacgtgggagttgcagcccacgaacgaagaagaagaaggaggaggaggagaagaagaggaggaagaagaagaagaaggaggaggaggagaagaagaagaggaggaggaggaggaggagaagaagaggaggaggaagaaggaggaggagaagaagaaggttagacgttggacctctgatccagtgttgaccagtggtcagggttcgaggcttcatttcggcatggtggtgtgtccttggggaaaggcactttactccgaatttcctcaccccagccaggtgtgaaggggtacCTGACTTAAACCGGGGAAGTtagaaaacggcggaaggagaggactgggccccgccttccttccttcctatgccgagccctagacacagtgggtatgaattcaatGCCCCGATAGCCGTAAAAGACTACAGGACCCTTTTTTTTCGAACCTTTCAGCTGACATCGGAGTGGACAGGAACCACAGACTACAATCAACGAGTCGACCTTATTTTGGATTTCTGGCATGGACACAAGTATTGAGAAGGGGGTTGAAGGATAACGAAAATCGATACGTGCTTCTGTTTccccgatggctgtaaaaagGCGAAAGGATCTTTTAACCTGTGTTATGCATCTGTGCGCAGAGTCAATTTATCAAGTGaccacacctaccaccaccaccacccctccgctAATCGACGATAGCAACTGTGGACTGGGGGTCCCCACTGGGCGAATCATCAATGGTCAGAACACTTCTCCGTGTGACTGGCCATACGTCGTGTCAATCCGAGGAAGGTGATATTATATGTTatacaccaccaccccttacacacacacacacacacacacacacacacacacacacacgcatacacacgcctacacgcacaaacacacatacacacgcacacacacacctccacgcacaaacacacacgcgcgcgcgcacacacacatacacatacatatacacacacgcctacacacacacacacacacacacacatacacacacacacacacacacacacacgcacacacacacacacacacacacacacacacacacacacacactcctgcacgcacaaacacacacacacgcctacacacacaaacacacacacacacacacacgcctacacacacacagagagagagagagagagagagagagagagagagagagagagagagagagagagaaacaaccatTTCCTTGTTTCCAGAAACCAGCCCAACGTGACTCTGACCCAGAACAGTACGGCCCATGCCTGTGCCGGTGTCATCATCGACAATGACTGGGTCCTGACTCATGCTGTTTGTCTCTACACGTGAGTCACAACCGTCGtacaacgtgcacacacacacacacacacacgcccacgcacgcacatacacacacgaacatacataaacacacacacacacacacatgcacgcacacgcacacagacacacacacacacacacacacgcacgcacgtacgaacacatataaacataaacacacacgcacacacacacacacacacacacacacacacacacacacacacacatacacacacgcacggacgcacgaacacacatatacataaacacacacacacagataaatacacacacacacacacacacacacacacacacagataaatacacacacacacacacacacacacggacacggacacggacattgttttattgccattgacaatactatcctctGGCAAGGATGACAAtacatgaacaaaagaataacggcggtttacagagaagtTGACACAttgctgacataaaaaaaaaaaagatcaactacaaaaaacaacaataacaaaacaatcataaatacaacatattgctaagatcAAAAAGGAAAATTTCTTTCCACAAAGTCTTTCAGAATTatactgtggaactggcatcagggtaacagtgtttttttcgataactatgaGGCTTCTGAAGTTAATTTCTTTTCCCGACAAttccaagctagggcgataaatttcgctagtgatcttattcttacttcatcatctatcaaaagcatactAGTAAGTTTCATGTTCTTTatgttttcaccgttgaaaattcaGCAttttttcgaatttcttcataatacttacacataaaaaggaaatgagtttcatcttcaactgaagcaccacacataggacaaggggaccgtgcggacgtgtcagcagagaaccattttttgttagcatttaggcctaaagttctaagtctgaatcgagccaggtttgttctgtgccatttattacttattactttaatgtatttttctgtctgaaaaatgttcttaaaagagaggaaccaactgtatttttctgactcttcaatgtgggcatgccaatcctgtttgtacgaattaatcaacctgtctttaaattctgtgagatatattcgatcattgccaacaccctgacacatccagacaatcgCAAAGCCCTTtgtggttaaaacattcttttaaaaaagcgcccaattttctttcccagattctaactgatttagcatcattccataagcttgtctgtgtattcttgtcagtgggagctgtattaatctaagccagtatctaatacatttgatctttgtttttatatgtagtgGGCATCGACCAGTTTCACCATATCACGTTTTAATGGACGAATGCAAAGGCACCGATAGGAAGCGTTTAACTGCATATGTATGAACTTTTTTcataacacgaacacacacacacacacacacacacacacacacacacacacacacacacacacagagagagagagagagagagagagagagagagagagagagagagagagagagagagaataagcacaaacagaaagagagaaatgtcgAAGACTGCCAAAGACACCGtttaacatcgtcatcatcatcaacatcatcgtcaccaccaccagcaccatcatcatcaacatcatcgtcaccaccaccaccaccatcatcatcaccatcatcaacatcatcgtcaccaccaccgccaccatcataatcaccatcatcatcaccatcgtcaacatcatcgtcaccatcaccgccaccatcatcatcaccatcgtcaacatcatcatcaccaccaccaccatcatcatcatcaccatcatcaacatcatcgtcaccaccaccaccatcatcatcaccatcatcaacatcatcgtcaccatcaccgccaccatcatcatcatcatcgtcaacatcatcatcaccaccaccaccatcatcatcatcaccatcatcaacatcatcgtcaccatcaccgccaccatcatcatcatcgtcaacatcatcatcaccaccaccaccatcatcatcatcaccatcatcaacatcatcgtcaccaccaccaccatcatcatcatcaccatcatcaacatcatcgtcatcacaaccaccaccatcatcatcaccatcatcaacatcaacctcaccatcaccgccaccatcatcatcaccatcatcaacatcatcgtcaccatcaccgccaccatcatcatcaccatcgtcaacatcatcgtcaccatcaccgccaccatcatcgtcaccatcaccatcatcaacatcatcatcaccatcaccgccaccatcatcatcaccatcatcaacatcatcgtcaccaccacaaccaccatcatcaacaccatcatcaacatcatcgtcaccatcaccgccaccatcatcatcaccatcatcaccaccaccaccaccaccaccatcatcatcaccatcatcaacatcatcgtcaccatcaccgccgacatcatcatcaccatcgtcaacatcatcgtcaccatcaccgccaccatcatcgtcaccatcatcaacatcatcgtcaccatcaccgccaccatcatcgtcaccatcaccgccaccatcatcgtcaccatcatcaacatcatcgtcaccatcaccgccaccatcatcgtcatcatcaccatcatcaacatcatcgtcaccaccaccgccaccatcatcatcaccatcatcaacatcatcgtcaccatcaccgccaccatcatcgtcatcatcaccatcatcaacatcatcgtcaccaccaccgccaccatcatcatcaccatcatcaacatcatcgtcaccaccaccgccaccatcatcatcaccatcatcatcaccaccaccactgacaacaccatcGTATTATTCTCTTTCACACCAAACTGTCtctcatcattatttattttgcttttctttcttcctttctgtctttccttccttccttcctttctttctttccttccttccttgtttgtttcttccttccttccttcctttccttctttcgattttccatcctttctttcgttcctttctttcttctttccaccttttctttttttttttccttccttccttcctttctttccttcctttctttcgttccttctttgtttctttgtttgtttctttcttctttccttccttccttccttcttttttctctcttttctctcttccttcctttctttctttcctcccttctttcatcttctttccttccttcctttccttctttcgtccttctttccttccttcctttcttttttttctttcttttcttccctccttccttccttttttttcctttctttcctttctttctgttcaaaGCTCCGGCAAGCAGCTCTCGGATGCCCCCAACGAATACCTGGTGGTCGCCGGAGAGTATGACACGGATCGAGTGGACCAGGACCCTCGCTACAGCTACTCTCGGCCTCTGGAGCAGTTCGTGCCCGTGGCACGGGGCTTCGTGCACCCCGAGTTCGCTCCCCTTCGCTACCTCACCGACCTTGACCTTACCGACAACCAGGTGATCAACGGTAAGCAAAGGAAGCCAAGGTGTTTTCCCTGTTATGCCCGTTCCCGACCATTCGCCCTGCCAGTGAACTGATGGTCCAGTTTCTCCTGTTTCGATTTGTTCTTTTGCATGCAAGCGGGCGCGAGCATGCCGCGCGCaagacagatacacacgcgcTTACgtgcacaagaacacacacacacacactgacactcatgcacacacacacacactcgcttacacgcacacacacactacgcatgcactcaaagcctgacaaaaagcgcgttgggtcatacTGCTGGTaagacatctgcctagcatagCAGAtatatatggtgtagcgtatatggatttgtccgaacgtagagaCGCCTCCtcgggaaactgaaactgaaattcaaatCGAACATCTGTGTGCAGGAAACGCCCTGGCTCTGATCAAAACGGCTGAACCAATCAGCAACTTCTGTGCCTCTGTCGCGTGCCTTCCGTCTTCGTCATCGCTGACGTCATCCTCTTGTGACACCTTCGATCAGTGCGTCATTCTGGGTTGGGGCTTCGAAACCAGAGACTACAGGGGCACGTGCATTGAGTtttcatttattcctttcttcttttttttttccccgggggtgggggtgagggatgtgtgtgtgtgtgtgtgtgtgtgtgtgtgtgtgtgtgtgtgtgtgtgtgtgtgtgtgtgtgtgtgagtgagagagagagagagagagagagagagagagagcgacagatcgATTAATCAGTGGACTGGTGTATGGACTGGTACGTTGAAGTTTTTACCGATATGAATATCAGATCGATCGATTGCAACGTATGAGCATTCACaatggttggttgattggctgaTTAATTGCttgagtgactgacagactgtttgaTTGCTTGAGTGATTGCTTGCTTGAGtaagtgactgattgattgattgactgattgatttcttgagtgagtgaatgtttgattaattgattgagtgactgactgattgattgattgactggttgaatgcttgagtgactgactgactgactgattgattgattgagggtGGGTGACTAACTGATTGCTTgcttgagtgactgactgactgactgattgattgattgagggtGGGTGACTGATTGCTTGCTTGAGTGACTGGCTGATTGtttaattgattggttgattgattggctgattgagtgagtgagtgactgattgATCGATTGCTTGCTTGATTGCTTGAATGACtgactgtttgattgattgaGCAATTGAATGATTATTTGATAACTGATCAATCATCCAAAATGTCCGACTAACAGATCGGTTGAtcgactgaatgattgattgattgtcctAGCGATCGCCCAACTAcccaattgattgattgattgagtgagtgagtgatcgatcgattgattgattgaatgattggtgtGTTTCGTTGTGATTCCAGGCACTGACGGCACACTGAAGCAGGGCGCCGTGAAGATCTACAAAGACCACGTCTGCGACTTCCTGCAGACAACAGTCTTCGCTTCCGGTCCTGCGCGCTTCAACTCTTCCGCTTGTCAGTCCTCGGATTTGAATCTGGAAACCTGcttggtgtgtattgtgtgtagtgtgtgtgtgtgtgtgtgtgtgtgtgtgtgtgtgtgtgtgtgtgtgtgtgtttaatgttccATCACACACAGGCTACTGATGATTGCAGACATTTTATTAAAGTATTGATttccacatttgaatgttatcatttgaaAGGTAGAAGAGGAGAGGGGTTGAATGGTAACATGGGGGATAAACGGGTAgaaggagggggtatgggggtggatcAAAGATGAATACTTgaatgtttgaataaaaaatgtgtgtgtgtgtgtgtgtgtgtgtgtgtgtgtgtgtgtgtgtgtgtgtgtgtgtgtgtgtgtgtgtgtattcgtgtcaGCCCGTGTgtgggaagaaggggggtgggggctacgtTGTAGAGGgtttggggcagggggtggggagaggatgaCTGATTGTCGGTCTTAATTTTTGTTTGACTTATTCTTTTGTTAATCAGAATCAACGATAGATTTCTACCAGTTAggagagggatttttttttttttttttgaaagtcatTGATGACGTACACCATGACGTGATGTGAACGAATGACGTCACTTCAGGGCGACCAGGGCGGCCCCGTGTTGTGCTATGACGGCAGCCGATGGTCAGTGCAAGGAATCCTTCCCTTCGGCCTCTGTCAGGACCCGGTCAACCCCTACGTCATTGACGTCACCCCCTACCAGCAATGGATCTACGACACCATCAGAAGTAACCCCTGACGGGATGACATCATCGCCTTTGacgtcatgatcatgatgacgtcATGTACAAAGGGGTGCACGTCATTATGTCGCTCGTGGGAACCaaccacttctactactgctactgctgctgttttttttgtgttttttttggattCGGGGTAGTTttgagtttcagtgtgtgtgtgtgtgtgtttgcataaacAAATCTTTGattgaaaagaacaaaacaaaaaaacaaaagcatgaagaacaacagaaacaacaacaacaaaaccacaacatgTAGAAAACACAGAGCAGCAACaagctaagtttcagtttcagtttcagtttctcaaggagaggtcactgcgctcggacaagtccatatacgctacaccacatctgttaactaagcagatgcctgactcaaCAGCATAAACCATTCGGGTCTTGGGTGCATGCGCACACGCTGGTTTCTTTGTGCACcggtcagaatggatttcttcgacacatttatgccagaggacaatactttggttgccctgggttcttgtttcagtgcgccaagtgcgtgatgcagacgggatctcagtttatcgcctcatccgaatgacagacAATACGCTCAGGGCGAGACttgagggattcgaacccagacccgcacggacacagtattggcagataaacgtcttaaccatccctccacccccctctttgaGCTAAGTGATTGTAATGTGCTAAAAAATCAATATAATTCCACTCACGTGACGGGGCTGGTAAACCAGACTTGCACGAACTACGGAAATATTGCTTATATGTAGTTATTTGGTGCATACAGGTTTATAGCCATGTGAATCAATAAAATGTTTAAAGCTGTCGTGGCCAACCAGTGCAGATGTCATCAGCGCTTCATCTCTCTTCAGTCGTTTGAATTGATTTGTAatttgaaattattattattattattattactattattattattattgttgttgttgctgttattattattgttgttgttgttgttgttgttatgtacctatctttctgtatttatttttaattcatttgatctgggtttgtttgtttttgttttgttttttaagaaagtCAGTCACGTCTAAGGATacatttgtctgtttctgtctctaagtCCTGtcctcattgtctctgtctttgtctgtcacagtccttgtctctgtctgtctctgttttttgtctgtctgcctttctttctctccgcctcttttcctctcctcttcttcatccaccatcctcctcctcttcctcctcctcttcctcctcctcttcctcctctccctacctgtccTTACGCATCGAATGCTAAAGTAATGTAGACCGCTTGCTGTGTTCAGACTTTTAAAATCCTGCTTCTGTACTGGATTTGATGTTCCACGACTTGAAAGCTTGAAaattatttgtgtttctttttatgacaATGATTATTTCTTTAGGACATGTCTGCGTGTCTTGTAATGATGTCTTTCCACAGACTGCTTTAAAAAACATTTTCCTTCCCATTTGAACGTGCTATGTTTGTGATTGAAAGGGGTCCTGATTCACTTTCCATTTTTGTTTCGGTTTACatgtctgaataaaacatcggaatagaaaattgggggaaaaaaagcgaccatatggctttctttcttctacatcTTCACATACGCGCGCAAAAGCACacgctcacaccacacacacacacacacacacacacacacacacacacacacacacacacacatcacaccacgccacaaccacaacacaccacaacacaacacacgcaagtaaacactcatacacacgaacgcacgtatgcacacattcGAAACGCATACTTGCGCgagcgcgc
The sequence above is drawn from the Babylonia areolata isolate BAREFJ2019XMU chromosome 26, ASM4173473v1, whole genome shotgun sequence genome and encodes:
- the LOC143300564 gene encoding chymotrypsinogen B-like, whose amino-acid sequence is MASPKMAGSCCSCCCCFSYYLLLFLLVLLTVSSASAQLADFGICEKVTPMASCEYTSQGCPPGKTLLRNVPMFAPWLCGGWQKICCVNESIYQVTTPTTTTTPPLIDDSNCGLGVPTGRIINGQNTSPCDWPYVVSIRGRNQPNVTLTQNSTAHACAGVIIDNDWVLTHAVCLYTSGKQLSDAPNEYLVVAGEYDTDRVDQDPRYSYSRPLEQFVPVARGFVHPEFAPLRYLTDLDLTDNQVINGNALALIKTAEPISNFCASVACLPSSSSLTSSSCDTFDQCVILGWGFETRDYRGTDGTLKQGAVKIYKDHVCDFLQTTVFASGPARFNSSACQSSDLNLETCLGDQGGPVLCYDGSRWSVQGILPFGLCQDPVNPYVIDVTPYQQWIYDTIRSNP